The genomic interval AAAattaataatgaaattaataaattcATCCAAAAAATCATTGTATACAATCTCTCTTTTCTttcttaaatattaaaaaagtagtggcaagcaaGCTATGCACATTCTTATTGAATAATAGTACGTGTATGAAAaattccaatcaggattcaggccccaccatagcactggtttagatcgtatctcACGTGCTTTTCTGGCTCTATGTACAGGACGCTTATAATAATCTTCAATAAAAACGTgttaattaaaggaacagtatgtaggattgtgtccaaaactggtactgcaaattacaaaacttgtggcttaaactggtactgcaatcacacaactggtggccaatacacaacatgacaacataaacatcagttgagggctgcaactccactttttaaatgtcaatatcctggccggaccactgttgtcagtgacataagtatttgaaatgaaaatgatttattaatgtctagtgacatatcagggccattttatgattaattgatataaatttcttacacactgttcctttaactgtcatattagcaaaAGCGGAGTGTGTCTAAAGTGTCTATTGCTTCCTGTGGATTAACAGTTTTCTTTCCTATATGTAATGCAGTGTTTCTCACCAGTGCTTTGAAGCTTTGCCGTTCTTAACATCACCATAGAATGATGACCCAACAGCGCTTTATAAGCCCGATAGCGGGCGTTCTTTTTGCGTCATACATTCTAAATTCCATGGTAACATAAAATACATATGTCACGTGATAATATTTAAACTCGTTGTTGTGATGCTGCAAAACGAATTAAACTTCAAAAGATGAATAAAATATGTCGACGTGATCTGTGCTCATCTACATTAAACGGTTaccttgtttatttttagtACTTTTTAATACTCGTCGTTTACATATTTTAACAGTTGGTTTTTTAATAGTAGCTTATTAAAACTTACATGCACGTTATATGTAATTATTACTATGGTGTATTTCGCCTGCTTTCGGTAAGCATTCAGTCTGTTGTTATCTGTACTGTAAATATTGTTAAGTGTTTAGatttccaaatgttttttttctattgtAATCTAGCCGTATATTTTTCCTTTTGCCCCTCCATGGCCGTGGGAACTGGAGGTGCTAAGGGTACTGCAGCACCCCCTTCCGACAGCATTGGGAATTTAAAATGATaacttgaaataaaaaaaactttttctaAAGATTACTCCAGTGTTAATTATGTTTTGTGACATGAGGAAATATATTTATTCTAAAAGTCGTACATATTTTGCCCAACTTATTGTGTTGAAAGCTAACACAAAAACTACGTTTGGAGTATCATACGGGTAGTGCTGCAGCGTTTCTGTATGTCATAGGGTTTTTAACATTTACACATAATATGAGTTTTGAATGAACCAGCACCCCACGGCTATCGCAGTCCCTGCCGACACTAGTCATCCGTCGGGTAATTATTCTGTACAGCGTACTCTGGCTGCTGTCATTGTCGGCCAGAGATTAAACAGATTTAAATAGGACACTTTAAACTAATGTGACATGGGAGTAACTACTGCCAGTCCGCGCGAGACTGAACTCGCACGTCAATGATTACGTCACATCCGAGTCAAACGCTCTTGCGAAACCGGCACATACTGTACAGATAACGCATATGCGTTCCGTTTAGCCACTTTTCTACAGTGAACAGGATACATTTCTCAAAAAGTCATGAGGAAACGATCTGGAAACGTTACtgtattcatttttttgtgaagaGCCAACAACAATCATGGTATACAAAGctctttacatttaaaatgcaagtgACCATGGCTAACATATGTTAACTCATATGAATAGAAGGATGGTAACTCGTTCTACAAGCGAGAAGCATTATGGGTAATGTTTTGTGATTTGTAAATTTGGTGCTTCGTTATCCCTGCTAAAACTACTCCTGTAATACCACACCAACTCGTTTAATGAGAAATGCTTGAAGAATGCTTGGAAGGGCAAATGACTAATTTCGATGGGGACACGCCTAAGGATTTTCTCACAGATGATGAATGTAATTTGGTTTTTTGGTATAGGTAAACAGTTACAAAACAAATCCTTAAGTGTCCCCCAGTGTGCTATTAACAACAAAACTTATATTCACCAACAAGTCATGAATGCCACAAATGTTTTTGGACTCGCAGGCATTGAATTGACATACTTCTCAGCATTTCGTTCACGTCAGTAGGGCACTCAAACAGGCAAAACTTGTAATTTGTTTTTGAGCTCTTACATTCACAAATTTGAATGTGAGACAGGTTTGTGAAGGAAGTCATCTCAAATTAACTGatcaacacacacaaatattaaCGCTTCACAAGTGTGTAAGTGCAAAACGTAGGcaacctttaaaaataaatatccaGTCTTGAAGGACTGAATGACACTGGAGAGCACAGCCACTCACAGCTGTCCTTGGGTCTGACCCAAGCACAACTCTAAAGGGCCAACAGGGTATGAGGTTGCATCTCaggaaataaaacactgcttGACATCCAGTGAGAAGTGTCAAGGCATGTGTTAAGTCTAGCCCTTGAATAAACATCCAAATGCTTTTGAGGGACTATCTGTGTTGCAACTAAGCTGCTGCCAGCATGTCTTTAAATGTGCATTATGTTATTGTTAAACATTAATATTACAAACACTCAGAAATAAATTATACTTGCTTTAGTGACAGCATAGGGCGCTGTACACAATGAGTCATCAAGACATGCAAATAGGTTACTGCCTTAACTGCAAGCATGGTTAAAGCCAACTAAATGGTGGTAGTGAATAATAATAAAGCCCATTACAAAGATGTGTACAAGACAGTTTAAAGAAAACTGACAAGTTGTTTTGTAGGTTCGTTCAGTGGGTCTTTATTCAAGCAATGACTAAAAACAGACCGGCTGGAAAACAGGTAGATTTTAGTACCTGGCATTCTTTCTTTACAGGAATGACAGTATGGTGAGGGggaacaaaataaagaaaagggGGGCAAAATAAAACCACAAAACAGAACTTCCCCCAGTACAACTAGTAATGACATACTAGCTGGTCCCTATAAATAAGGCGGAATTTGAGAGTCCTTCCAAATGTACAAGATATGTTACAGTTGAACACCTCACATTGAACAGTGGACAGAGTTTACATGACCTTCTTCAACTCATCATACAAGACCAGGACAAAGGCACCACCCATGCCTCTGAGAACATTAGACCAGGCTCCCTTGAAGAAAGCCTTGCCACCCTCATCGCGTGCAATCTTCCTCCAGCAGTCAATTGTGCCGCTGTACATGATGTCAGCTGAAACAAAAAAGTGAACAGTTTAATGCGCTGCTCAAATAGAAACTAGTCAACATGTACTTAAAAGTTGAGCAGAAACTTACCTCCTTTACGTCCAGACTGCATCATCATACGACGACGGACTGTGTCGAAGGGGTAGGATGCAAGACCAGCAACAGCGGTCACAGATTGAGCGATCATCCAGCTGACAACAATGTGGGTGTTCTTGGGATCTGGCAACATACCTAAAGACAAGCAAAAAGATGAAATTGCAGCAAGTTCACAATTTCCAAATAAAAGATCTCAACGGAACGCAGACTCACCCTTGGCTGTGTCATAGATGCCGAAATAGGCGGCTCTGTAAATGATGATTCCCTGCACGGACACGTTGAAGCCCTGGTACAGACCCTTGAGGCCATCAGACTTGAAGATCTTTGCCAAGCAGTTACCAAGACCACTGAACTCTCTCTCTGCGCCAGCTTTGCCGACATCGGCGGCCAGACGGGTTCTTGCGAAGTCGAGAGGGTAGACGAAGCAGAGGGATGTGGCACCAGCAGCACCACCTGAGGCCAGGTTACCAGCGAAGTACCTCCAGAACTGGGTGCGCTTGTCCACACCATCGAGGAAGACCTTCTTGTACTTGTCCTTGAAAGCAAAGTTGAGGGCCTGGGTGGGGAAGTATCTGATGACGTTGGCCAAGTTTCCTCTCCAGAATGACACAAAGCCCTGCTCCTTGGGAATACGGACCACGCAGTCCATAATGCCCTTGTACTGCTTATCCACTGTAATCTGTTTGCTAGCATGTTGCACCTGTGAACGAAACAGAAAGCAATCAATCGCACGTATTCATTTGATAAAAATACACACGAAAGCATCCCTAACCGATACAACCAAATACAcgaaaatttaattaattatacagGTATTGCAGTACAGAACAAACTCACAAAAAAGGAACGCTTCAAGAGGGAACCACGAACTCGTGATTATGCTAAATGAAAGAAAAGCCGgtaaagaaaaaaatgcatgctATCTTCCGGTAAAATGGTTTCCGGAACGAAACTCGCAAAAAGCGATTATTCGTTTAAATAGTCCTAAATCGCAAAACACTTAATTACAACaagtaaaaaatacattaatacaCAATATTCCCAAACAGTTATGTACTATAGAACATAAAAGCGTGTCCTCAAACAAAAGATGAGAGGTCGTCCTACAAACGAGCGTTAGCTTGCTAGCTAGCAGCGAGGGCCTAGTTACCACAGGCCTCCCCTTCTCGCGACCTTGGCGAGATCCGTGGATGCTGCCTTCTGATGTTACAACGAAAACGGTActgttataaaaacaaatagaTGTATCGCAAATCTTCTGTAAAGAAACGAGcataaaaacttaaaatgtaGTATTTTAGCATCTATGTTAATGTCGGTTGAGGCGTGTCACAGATTGTTCCTTAGGAGGAGGTAGGTAAAGGTTACCGAGCACTTAAGGCCTAACTAAGATTTTCTAACGAATCTCTGTAATACTCAAATTATATTGCTAACTTACATTAATTTCGGGAATTGTCGTTTCATTATTGAGTCAAGACGTTGACGATTTATATAGACACTCATTACAGAATCCAATGATTGAACGCCTAAGGAACGTCTGAATGAAACGCCTCAATGAAACGTGTacttagataaaaaaaaaagattaaaagcGAAAATGCTGTTGCGTTTTAGCCAAGTTAATAGCAAAACAAACGTAAAACACCGGCCATATTGTAAATTCTTTAGGATTACACGATCTCGTTTTAACAATCTGTGATTATATAATCCCGCGAATAACTGCGTATATTCTACCTGAAGCAGCAGTTTGACTCTCTCGATGGGGGCCACCGCGGTTTTGGAAATGGCAGCGGCTATACCACCGGCCAAGAAGTCCTTGGCGAAGGAGATGGCGGTCTCGTTCATTGTTGGATGTTCTTAGGGAGGTGTAGCTTGAAGAGGTCAATCCCGCTCTGCCGCAGGACTAGCTTGGAATGCCGGCTGATTCGAAATGGCCGAATGTAAAGTTGCGACGAGATTTTTAAAAGGTTTCTCTCGCGAGATGAACCGTAACCAGCGCTTCAATTGTTTGATTGGACAGTGGACCAAACGTCACACATTCCAGGGCGGAGCCATTTATGCGATGACGGGGATGAATGGCTCAAAGTTACAAAGGTAACCTTAAGCTTCTCAAGGTGGACAGCATAAATGAAGAAAGGAAGTTTACGTAGAACCAAAATAGTTAATGACAACcagcaaaataaaacaatagccAAAAAAAGATGAAATCTTTTATCCTTATTTTCAGACATACTGACAGTGGAATACACCACGAGGCGTCCAAGGTGACATACAGTAGTATGCTTATTTGTCACTACATAGTTCAGTGCCTGTCTTTAGTTAATGATCTTCAAGGCCAGGTGTGTGAGGGATAAAAGGTCATCATACCAGTATAAAGTCCTTCACATGACTTTCGATTGTTTGGCATTtgattgatttaatagattatgaggcaatacaaaaaccTTTTAGACATGCTGAATAAATGAATTGAATAAAACAATAGGGAAACAGACAAGTTTGACCAGGTTATAAGAAATGTTTATTGCTTTGTATTTTACAATGTGCTTTTtaacttatatgtttaagtgCCACATTTAAGAAAATATTAATCTCATGAAAACACTTTTACTGAACTTTCTTTTCTACCAAACCTAATCAGAGTCATTGTTTACTATGTGTACAGATTAGCAGAATTCAGGAGATTACGATCCAGATTCACAACCTGGCTGCTTATTTATCAAATAAGCAAATGTCAAACTACACCCAAGCACCACTTTAAAAGCATGTGCTTATAAATAAACAGAAGACCTTTAAAAGTCCAAGCGCTGAAAACCATACTTTGTTTGACAAAGGCATTGATTTGTACTGTTGAATGATACTCAACATTTCTCCTGAGAAGTGATTCGATCAAATACTTTCCACAATTCTTTACTACAAACACGATTCCAGTGGAGTGTTAAGTTAAATGAGTCTACAGCATAACATTGaaacaatactgtacatttaataCTGCCTTCAAGATTCGCTCTTTTGTCCGATGTGTCTGAGATACTAGAACGTGTGGATTGAGCTTCAAGTATGTATATAAACAGCCCATTAAGGTTAAATACAATGACAGGTACACTGTTCTTCATAATAACCAAGTACACTTTGCAAAGTACCACCATGAATTAGGAGTTCCAGCATCAGGCATAAAACCATTTTACGCACATATCAATGTATGCAGTATAGTCATGAAGAACTTCAGGAACCTTTTATTATTTCTTCTATAGTCAGTAGTATATTCAGGGAGAAACCATATTACCACCGATTTCCTATAGATGTATTCTGTGGTCTTTGCGAATTTCTATTTTTCAAGTAGCGCTTAAACTCCTGAAGTTCATATGGGCCCAGGCTTTGGTCCACACCAGGTTTAGGTTTGTAGCTAAGTGGAGAAATGATATAACCGTTCCGGTAAAGGCAGACTTGCTTACACATCTCAAAGCAACTAAAGAGCAAGCCAAAATAGGGGACGATCTGCAATATAAAAAGAAACAACATTTACAAAGTGGAAATGTGGTGTTTATATTATAAGCACACATTAAAAACACATGGTATTCGGTGTGAGCACGCAGATTCAAACAAGGACATCTTAAGAAACTCATTCACAGACTTAGCATTCTAGTCACCGTTGTTTTAACCCAGCCAATTTTTGACTGAAAGATCAAACCATATATGACCATTTACACAGAAAACATACAGTGCTGATGTTATTTTTATCTGTGTCATCACATGAGCACATAACACAAACCTCACCTTCACCATGTTGGCTGTAAGGCCACTCCAAAGAGCCATGACGCCCTTGTTTTTGATGACCTGTCTGAAGCAGTCTATCATTCCATTAAAATGAACATCAACTCCTCCACAATGTGGCAGAAGAAGACTCTGGGCCTAAAGTATTTATTGGAAAAACATGCCCtgattattaaataattacacaagagaAGATCGCtactgtttttttataaaatatgttaGAAATTTTCAGGGATGCatagtacaaaaaaaaaaacgcactGATGgtacaaaaatatttatgtatggCTTTTCCTGTGCCACAAGTAACAAACCACTGCAACACATTTTCCTATGCCTTTAACCCTCTTAAGTGTTCTGTGGGCTGTGTTGACTGTGTCTATAGACGCTGTTGTTTAGCACCAAACTAAAAGTCTTCTTGGAATATTTTGCAGCCAGTTTTTACTTGACAGTGCAGTTTTAACTTGTCAAAGAGAGAAAGCAAAACTCTCTCTGTCTCGTTttgcagttttttaaaacatagcCTATAAGAAAACATATAGGTGGTGTACATATATCTATACACTTGTATGCAGTGTGTGTGAGGGGTCAGCTATATTTAGAAAATGTATCTTTGGCAAAGACAGACCCTGCCTGGACACTATCTACACTACATTCCCAGCTGCTACGAGGTCTTGTGCTCTTTAATAATAGCCAGTTGTACTTTGTTCCGTGTGAACTGATGGAAATACTTTTTATTGTGTTATTTAATGCTTACTCCACAATACGAATGTACACATTTAATGGCATCATTGGCATGGGTCATGAAAGTACAACATTTAACAGGAAGTCTGTGACATGGATACCATTATGCCTCCCTGTGCTGAGAATTGGGATTGCACAACAGCATTACAGCTCAAGGGTTCTCACCTGCATCTTTCTTTTTACAGTTTCAAAGGGGAAGGAGAGAGTCTGAGCGACTCCTGCTGCAAGACAACCATTGATAAAGTTCTGCAAAGATGTGAAGCGAACATGACGTTCCTGCCACAGCTTGTCCAAGTTGACATACACAGCATAGCAGCCTACCGAGAAGGGAACGGCACCTATTGCACAGTAATGCAAATGCAAGGTATAAAGTTCAGTTTTCCAACATTTCAGCAGCTTTTGTAAGGGAGTGGcaaattatacacacacacacacacacacataaatgtgaCCGTAATCTAAGACATAAAAACATTGTTATGAGTGGACCTTTTTTTAATTGAAGAGCGGATAAAGTATCATCTGATGTGTCTGGCATAATTCTTACCTAATATTGTGAGGGAAAAGCCCCTGTAGAGGGCCTGAAGCCCTTCGATTCTGTAGATGCTGGAAAGAGAATGCAGCAGCCCCCTGTAGGTCAATTCTCTGACATTTTGAGCAATTAATCTTGTTTCTACCACCTCCATTGGATATGTGGCTAAAGCCGCAGATATCCCAGCCAGCCCACCTGCCACTATGGCCCTCCATTGTGTGACTTCACCCAGTTCATCAATGTGTAGGTGGATAATACTATCAGAAATAGGAtacaatgaaaagttgtgattttgaAAAAAGCTGGAACATTACCACAatagtttaaatgtatttataaagtAACAGGCGAAGATATGGACACACCTAGTATTTCTAAGGCTTTTTTGTAGCACTTCATGTTTTTTATTCAGAATTTAAATTATAGTTATTTACTTCCATTCCataatagaaaaatattttaatgattaaATGTTACACTTGATTAATTTCTGATTTCTGAAAAATGTTCCAATGTCAAATCAGTGTCTTACAAACACATCAGTCCAGCAGCAcggtatttatattttaatcaaaCAATAATTGTTTAACATTGGTTATCCTGTTTTTGTAATTATTTGAATCAaaaattgaaattgaaaatCAAAATTGTGTACAAAAATGCCGATTTAATTTGACATTCCTCATCATggaaaaaatttgaaaaaatagctcattgaaatgtggtTCCCCCTGTGTTGTcataaggggataataccgccccttaatatgtactatccaaccacagcactgccatttggtgcagagatcagctcatttgcatttaaaaggacacacccaaaacggcaaatttttgctcacacctaaaaagtggcaattttgacatgctataataaattatctatatggtattttaagctgaaacttcacatatgtactttggggacaccaaggatttatttgacatcttaaaaaattctcgtgaaatgtcccctttaactaatTTGGTTACTGAATAATCtacatatgagcatttgtctCTTTTTAGTGACTTTACTATTACTCAAAAATTttgaacataataataataaaggatCAGGACAGGATCCACCTTTTGAGGTTGTTTTGTATTAATAgtagtagtttttttttttagaaaaagtgCTTATCACCTCTTTTACAATTTAGATGATTTATCTAAATTTAATATCTTATTATGCTAAGTAACATATAATTATTTAcaaaaacataagcattggtcCACATCCTGTATTGTTATCATAGAAACACTGTGTTCAAAACAGATCAGAAAACATGCTACTCTTTTTCCTGGAATACAGGAACGCTATGTACGGGTTTCTGAAGTCCCCTGTTTACCCCTGCAGCATGTGAAGCACGTGACATGTATAATAATAGAGACAAGGCTGGTCAATGGACAGGCTAAACTAAAAACCCCTGGTGATAATCGTTACTGAGTGGatggtatataataaacacGTTTGTAAACCTTACAATCATTTTACTCGTTCTAGGATTTCGCAGACTTAATCAAAAGCCGACTGAAGCCGTTCTGGTTCAGCATGACACCACTTGTCGGCAGCTTTTCTGAGACATATGATTGGACGAAAATTAAGGCGTGATTTTGACGTCACGATGAACGAGAGTTTCCAAGTAACTCGGATTTATTTCCCCTCATCTTAAAACCGGAAATAACGTAAAAATAAGTGATATTGGTATTAATTAACAAGTAACatcaaaacatttacagtgtttAGTAAAATTAAATGAGCGCCTTCAGGGTTGAGGTGGGAAATATCCTATATCCGAGTTGTGTGGAACGCAGGATAAACCCCAGATTCGAAACAAACACAAGCTAAGCTAATGCAGCTAAGCtaataatttgtaatatatttaaACAATATCGACCTTAATCGTAATTTATTAGGCACGAGTGTATAGTACGAGTCTAAGCCTGCTtctaaagcatttatttataacactacaCGTTTCACTTGTAACTTTATACTTTAAAACACAGTCAAGCTAACACGTCAACTTCCTGTCAGTGTTTGTTTACCATCACAGCTGACTGAAAAGTGTGTTATCAGCTCAATAATCAAGTAAAATAACGGTACAGTATCCTTTACAACCTGTAACGTTGGGATATAAAAGATGAAAATGCATTCAATTCTTAGCAGTATTTGAAAGAATGTTCAATACTCACTTTTTGTATGTTGCTAAATGTATGGCACTGTATGGAAATAACCGTAGACAGGAAACCATATTACCCTTCCAAAAGGCTCGTAGTCCTTCATTCTGATTAATGACAACAAAGCTGTGCACGAAGCCGCGTTTACAGTGAAATGTTCCTATTTGACTCAAAATCTTAACGACTTCCAGAGGTGATGTTACGGTTTTGCTAAAAATCCCGGCGAAACCGACGCATAGTAAACTTTGAGATCTTGTCAGTCGGTCATCCTTTCTGACTGTGGCCATAGTTCATTGAAAAACAAGTTTTCTTTTCCAGATTCTGTCAAAAGGTCGATGTAAACTCAATAACGTTTTGCCATCCAGCTGCCGTCAGGGGCGGATATATTTTGTTGAAGGCGTGGTGTAGTTTAAGCATTTCAAGTTTGGTTGCATGGTAAATCAATATAGGACAAGCGTAATAGACTCGGttatttgttttcatttatgAATGACTTGATAAAATTCGTAAATAGAGCCGCCTGATAAAGTTTTcaaatgattatattttaaataacacaATCTTGGGTGGTGAAGGGTGAATAATAGGTATGCTTCCTTGTAATgttttaattacaaaaataacaaaaaggcTGTTTTTGCTAACTTGTGGAGTGTCGTTCcactttgttttctttttactgCCCATCTTGAACCtgcaatacaaaaaaacaatagTTGGGCCTTACCAGTTTGTGTAAAGGAGAGCTTTACATTTTCTGAAATTCACATTAGAATCGGAACAAAAATGTTCTAAAATAAATCAGTTATACACATTTTCATGTAGAAATAGTATAAATATTGGGTGTGGGTGTGATTGCTA from Misgurnus anguillicaudatus chromosome 16, ASM2758022v2, whole genome shotgun sequence carries:
- the slc25a5 gene encoding ADP/ATP translocase 2; the protein is MNETAISFAKDFLAGGIAAAISKTAVAPIERVKLLLQVQHASKQITVDKQYKGIMDCVVRIPKEQGFVSFWRGNLANVIRYFPTQALNFAFKDKYKKVFLDGVDKRTQFWRYFAGNLASGGAAGATSLCFVYPLDFARTRLAADVGKAGAEREFSGLGNCLAKIFKSDGLKGLYQGFNVSVQGIIIYRAAYFGIYDTAKGMLPDPKNTHIVVSWMIAQSVTAVAGLASYPFDTVRRRMMMQSGRKGADIMYSGTIDCWRKIARDEGGKAFFKGAWSNVLRGMGGAFVLVLYDELKKVM
- the slc25a43 gene encoding solute carrier family 25 member 43, which produces MATVRKDDRLTRSQSLLCVGFAGIFSKTVTSPLEVVKILSQIGTFHCKRGFVHSFVVINQNEGLRAFWKGNMVSCLRLFPYSAIHLATYKNIIHLHIDELGEVTQWRAIVAGGLAGISAALATYPMEVVETRLIAQNVRELTYRGLLHSLSSIYRIEGLQALYRGFSLTILGAVPFSVGCYAVYVNLDKLWQERHVRFTSLQNFINGCLAAGVAQTLSFPFETVKRKMQAQSLLLPHCGGVDVHFNGMIDCFRQVIKNKGVMALWSGLTANMVKIVPYFGLLFSCFEMCKQVCLYRNGYIISPLSYKPKPGVDQSLGPYELQEFKRYLKNRNSQRPQNTSIGNRW